GTGAAGATTTGAAATTTCAATAACATCATGGTCTGCAATTCCGATTTCGCCAACTCCGGCCGAAGCCAAATAAGGCAGAATTGCACTGCCCAAACCACCTGCTCCAATTACCAAAACTTTTGATTCTGCTAATTTTTGCTGACCGTTCTCTCCTATTTCAGGAAGTATAATCTGTCGGTTATATCGATTTGATGTTTCCATGTTTTTATCCTCCTGCAAAAGGTGGCAATAAAGCTACGATATCACTTGTTTGCAAAGTGTAATCTGTCGTTTTTGAAACTATCTTTTGGTTTATTGCAACGCTGAAAGTCAGTGCTTCAAACTCATATTTATCATTCAAATTCTGCAAAAGCTTTTGCAATGACAATTCTTCAGAAAAAGATAATTTTTCGAATTCACATTTTGTCTTTTCGGCAACAGCTCCAAAATATTTAACCTCAATCATTTTTATAAGTTTAAATTCTGAAAAATGAATTCATCTTCAAAATGTTCTTGAAAATAAGAAATCCAGCTTGACGTATTTCTCACCACTTCGCCAATTACGATAATTGCCGGCGACGATATGTTTTTTTCAGCTACCAATTTAGTAATTGTGCTAATAGTTCCAATCACTTTTTGCTCTGAATTTTTTGTTCCGTTTTGAATAATAGCAACTGGAAGATCATCGTTTCTGTTTTCT
This portion of the Flavobacterium panacagri genome encodes:
- a CDS encoding MoaD/ThiS family protein; the encoded protein is MIEVKYFGAVAEKTKCEFEKLSFSEELSLQKLLQNLNDKYEFEALTFSVAINQKIVSKTTDYTLQTSDIVALLPPFAGG